The Candidatus Hydrogenedentota bacterium DNA window AGGCAGTCGTGGTCTCTGTATACAAAGATGACGACGAAGCCGCCACTATTTGGGAAAAAGAAATCGGTATTTCCCCTGACCGTATTGTTCGGCTCGGTGACGCTGATAATTTTTGGGGACCTGCCGGTGATACGGGTGCCTGTGGGCCCTGTTCAGAGTTACTTTACGATCGGGGCGAACATATAGACCCCAACGCCACCCTCGAAAATGACCCCAAAGAACGGTATCTTGAATTTTGGAATCTCGTCTTCCCCCAATTCGACCAACAGAAGGATGGATCGCGGCCGCAGCTCAAGAACCGGGGTATCGATACGGGCATGGGACTGGAGCGCATCGCCGCCTTACTTCAGAATAAAGAAACAGTTTTTGATACAGACGGTATCTTCCCTATTATTGCAGCCACGCGGGACTTGACCAAAGTGCCCTACGAAGAAAATCCCGTGCCCTACCGAGTGATCGCAGATCATATCCGAGCACTTAGTTTTATGATCGCCGATGGTATTTTGCCCGGCAATGAAGGACGGGGCTATGTGTTTCGGCGTTTGTTACGGCGTGCCGCCCGTTTCGGCCGCGAATTGGGCTTAGAACAAGTCTTCTTACATAAAGTCGCGCCTACCGTCATTGATCTGATGGGTAAACAATACCCTGAATTGATTGAGGGCAGAGCACGTATTGAAAAAGTTATTTTAACGGAAGAAGAACGTTTCGCCAGTGCACTGGCACGGGGTATGGATCTCTAGAAAAATGTATTCAAAGATATGAAGCAAAATGGTGAGACCCTCGTTCCCGGTTAAAAATTGTTTAAGTTGCATGATACCTACGGCTTCCCATTGGATCTCGCCACCGATGTCGCCGAAGAGCGCGGCTATGAAGTGGATAAAGATGGATTTACCGCTGCCATGAAAGAACAGCGCGCCAAAGCACGTAACGCTTGGACCGGCAGCGGACAACAGTCTGTGTCGCCTGTCTATCGGGAACTGCACAACAAACTAGGGGATACCGAATTTATTGGTTATGACAATGACGCTTCCGAAGCGACTATTCAAGCCATCATCAGCAACGACCAACAACGCGATCATTTAGAAGAAGGGGAAACGGGCGGGATCCTATTGGATAAAACCCCCTTTTACGCAGAATCAGGCGGGCAAGTAGCAGACACAGGGCTCTTCGAAAATGCCCATGCTACGGCACGTGTAGACAGTACTCGATGCCAAGTCGATAAGAGTTTCGTCCATCAGGTCACCATGATTTCAGGACGACTGCAAGTGGGCGATACGGTCCACGCACAAATCGATGCGGACAAACGCCGTAAAACAGAAAATCATCATACTGCGACCCATTTGCTTCAAGCCGCCCTTAGGCATGCACTTGGCGAGCATGTCCAGCAAGCAGGATCCTATGTAGGCCCTGATCGCCTTCGCTTCGACTTCACTCATTTTGAAGGCATTGATTTAGAGCGTCTGCAAGACGTTGAGCGTGAAGTGAACGCCGCCATACGCATGGATCTTCCGGTACAGATAGATCACAAAAATTTGGATGATGCCCGCAAAGAAGGGTTTATGGCACTCTTCGGCGAGAAGTACGAAGACGTTGTCCGTGTTGTGCAAACCCCGGGGATTAGTAAAGAATTATGTGGTGGATGTCATGTTTCCCGAACAGGCGTTATTGGTCTGTTCAAGATACTTACTGAGTCCGCCATTGCCGCCGGCGTACGCCGGATTGAAGCGGTGTGCGGCGCGCCCGCCATTGAAGCCATACAAGAACATGAGCGGCAGCTTTCCGCATCAACCCAATTGTTGAGTACACGACCGGATCAGTTGGAAGATCGCATCAAAATGCTGCTTGCCGACAATAAACGTCTGGACCGCGAAGTGGCAAAATGGAAGCAACAGGCTGCAACAGGCGGCGGCACCGATTTGATGAATCAGGTGCAGGATATCAAAGGCGTCAAGGCGCTTGTGCTGCATGTGAAAGAAATGGATGCTAAAAGCCTGCGTGCACTCCTTGATCAAAGCCGCGATAAGCTCGGATCGGGGGTTGTCGTATTGGGCAGTGATTGTGATGGAAAAGTCGCCTTGGCGGCAGGAGTCACGAAAGATTTGACTAACCGTATCAGCGCCGGCAAGATTGTCGCGCAACTGGCGCCTCTGGTGGGTGGTGGCGGCGGCGGAAGGCCCGACATGGCGCAGGCAGGTGGTAAGGACGTGGAAAAATTACCTGATGCCATGAAGCAGGCTCCCGAAATTATTGCGGCTCTATTGGGATAAGAGAAGAAAAACATCGGTAGAGAGGGAGAGATATAACTTCGCATCTTTTCCGCGATGGATTACTTTTCCGGTAACTACCTTCAGAATTACCCGTATGCTTGCATGGCCTTAGTGCGGGAGCGATGTCGATTCAAGCGAAATAATTTTTGGTGTATAAAAAGAAAAGAAGCAGGATATTCGTCTTGGACAAACATCCTGCTTCAACTATTCAGTATCAATAAAAACTCAGGTAAAATTAATAGTATGCTACGCGGACATCAGCGCCGCCGCCGCCTGTCGCGCCGCCGCCGGCACCACCGGCCGCGCCACCGGCACCACCCGCTCCGCCGCTTACTGTGCTCGTCGCGACTTCTTTGTCTGTAGAAGCAGTGCTGCTAGACGCTGCAATGGCAACACCAGTCACAACACAAGTCAGAATTACCAACGTTAAAACCAGAACCCACATACGTTTTACTTTGTTCATAAATCCAATCTCCTTGCTGTCTTTTAAGCCTCATCGTCAAATTTTGATGTAACACTTTTAGCACGCATAGAACTTTCTATACGATATTATACAATATTCGGTCTTGAAAGTAAAGTTTTTTTTTATATAAAAAATCTTGGATTTTAACCGTGATTCTCCGATGTTAAAGTCATTAATAATCCAAGATAAACATGGATTGTACCGGCTTACCCTGAATAGGGTATCATAGTGGCAATCGTTACGATCCTGTAACGCCTACACTGTCTCAAAATTAACCCAATGGAGTAATGCAATGACACAAAAATTTAAGATCAACGGAATTATATCCGCCATGGTCACCCCTTTTACAAAGGGCGGGGAGAATGTAGACTATGAGAAGGTCGGTCCTTTGGCAAACCTGATACTCTCACAGGGGGCTCATGGCCTTTTCCCCTGTGGCACCACGAGTGAAGGAATGTTGATGACACCTGATGAACGGCGCGAAACCTTAGAAGAAGTATTACGCTCTGTTGATAAGAAAGTTCCCGTCATTGCTCACACCGGTACCTTTGATACGGCGACGACCATCGAATTGACACGTCACGCACGCGACTGCGGAGCTACGGCAGCGTCTATTGTTGCGCCGGGATATTACGCCTACGACGATGCTTCCCTCTTCACTTATTACAAAAGCATCGCGCGTGCCGTTGACGGTTTTCCCATCTTGCTGTACAACATTCCGTCCTGTGCACGTAATGTGCTGCATCCGGAACTGGTGATCCGCCTCGCTGAATCGGAAGAAAATATTGTCGGCATTAAAGACAGTTCGGGATCCATGCAGGGAATTACACGCATGATCGGCAACACACCTGACGGCTTCAGCGTGATTTGCGGTGTTGACGACTATGGCTACCAAGCCATTCTTGCCGGCTGCCCCGCTGTTGTATCGGGCCTTTCCAATGTAGTTTGCGAAATTTATGCCGCGGTCTACAACAATATAATCAAGGGTGACCTGAAGAAAGCTTGGAAAGAAGAAGTGCGCCTTGAAAAAGCTGCCCGCCTTTTCAAATATGGTCAGATGTTGGCCGCTTTCAAAGAAGGTCTCCGCATGCGCGGCTTTGATGCAGGTTATGCGCGTCCGCCTCAACGTGAATTGACAGCTGCCGAGAAACGTAACCTTAAAAAAGGCCTAGAAGAAATCGGCATTATTTAAACTCTTTTTTGTAATCTGGAGTATGAACTGTTAAGACAGAATGAGCGGGTCGTTGCTTGCTCATTCTGTCTCTTTGTTCTGTATTGGCGTTGTTGGCGGAACGCCTATTATGAAGAGGATATGAGTGTCATGGATCTGACGATTGCCCAGAGCTCCCTGCGTGGTGAGGTTACTATACCAGGATCTAAATCCCACACCATTCGTGCCGTTGTGGCGGCGGCATTAGCGACAGGGGAGAGTAAGATCAGACGACCCCTGGAATCTATGGACGCGGAAGCAGTCCGCAACGCTTATACCTTGCTGGGCGCCGAGATTGAGATGAGTTCGGATCTCTGGAGGATACAGGGAACCGGCGGTACTGTAAAAGCGCCCGATGATATTATTCATGTCGAAAATTCCGGTACTACGATGCGTATGGTTATGGGGAGTGCGGCGTTGCTTCAGTCCGGCACGGCGGTACTTACGGGCGATGCACAAGTACGCTCTCGTCCTTGTGGACCGCTGGCTGCTTCCCTCAACGATTTAGGGGCACAGGCACATTCCACACGGAATAACGGATGTCCGCCCATGGTTATAAAAGGCAGGCTCCGTGGCGGTGAAACGGAAATTGAAGCCGTCACAAGCCAGTATGTTAGTTCCTTGTTAATGAATGCGCCTTTGGCCGAAAAAGATACCCGATTGCAGGTACCGCTTTTAAATGAAAAACCTTATGTCATGATGACCTTGAGTTGGCTTGAACGGCAAGGGATTGAGGTAAGGTATGACAGTGACCTCACAGAATTTCATATCCCGGGCGGTCAACAATATGCGCCGGTAGACTGTGCTGTTCCGGCTGATTTTAGCTCAGCCGCGTTTTTCTTGGCGGCAGGGGCGTTACCCGGAAATAAAATTTGTTCTCGTGGGCTCGACAAGAACGATACACAAGGTGATAAAGCGATTCTTGAGTATCTGAAGGCAATGGGAGCAGAGGTCAAGGATGAGCCGGAAGGCACTGTTGTCAGTGCAAAAGCGTTGCGCGGCTGTGAATTTGATCTCAACGATACTCCTGACGCTTTACCTATAATGGCGGCTCTTGCGTGTTTCGCTGAAGGAACAACAAGGCTCGTCAATGTGCCGCAGGCACGACTGAAAGAAACAGATCGTATTCGTGTGATGCGCGAAGAATTGGAAAAACTGGGCGCAGCCATCACAGAGTTTGAAGATGGAATGATGATTGAAGGCAGATCCTTGCACGGCGGCAAAGTCAACGGTCATGGTGATCATCGTATTGTTATGGCGCTTACCGTCATTGCCACCGCTATACCGGGCTTGGTCGTAGTACAAGGCGCAGAAGCCGTTAATGTCACGTACCCAAGATTCTTTGAGGATCTAGCCGCTATTGGCGGCCTGCTTAGCGATGACGCCCATTAAGTATTAAAGGAAACACAGTGATGAATATTGTTGTTATGGGCCCTAAAGGCGCAGGGAAAACCACGGTTGGTATTGCGTTGGCTGAAGAGCTGGGGCGGCCGTGGGTGGACACAGACCGCATTATAGAAACCCTCGACCCCAAAAACCGCAGTTGCCGCGAGATTTTTATTGAAGATGGGGAAGAGGCCTTCCGTTTTCTTGAACGTGAAGCGGCGGTCAAAGCTTCCGAACTGGCCTACCATGTTGTCATTACCGGCGGCGAACTTATGATGAATCCCGATTCGCGTATACCTTTGCGGCGCAGGGGCGTGTTGATTCTCTTGAAGGCACAGCCCGCCGTGCTCTGGGAGCGCGCAACGAATCATGGCATTCCACCCGCCTTTAACGATGAAAACGGAGAGTTTCGCTTTTATCAGCAATGTGCCTTACGCAAAGAAGTGTTGACTCCTTTCGCCGATATTGTTTTGGATACCACTGATGGCGTTCCCGAAGAACTCGCCGCGGCACTTGCCGATCGTGTAGGTGAAGAATTGGCGCTTCGCAGTTTACGCGCCAATTCCTTTGGCGAAATTATTCAATGTACTACTTTCGGTGAGAGTCACGGCAAAGCCATTGGTGTCGTCCTTGACGGCGTGCGCCCGGGTATCGCCTTCGACAAAGAAGATATCCAAAAGGAACTTGATCGCCGCCGCCCCGGACAAAGTAAAGTCGTGACACAACGACGCGAAGCCGATGCCGTCGAAATTCTTTCCGGCGTGTATGCAGGAAAAACGACGGGTGCGCCTCTGGCGATGATGATCCAAAACGAAGACCAACGCTCGAAAAATTATGACCACCTCAAAGAGCTATTCCGCCCGGGACACGGAGATTTTACCTTCTACCAAAAATATGGATTGCGCGATCATCGCGGCGGCGGGCGCCAGTCCGGAAGAGAAACAGCGTGCCGGGTTGCCGCCGGTGCTTTTGCCCGTAAGATCCTCGCTAATTTCGGCGTTCGCATCGTTGCCCATGCCGTGGAGATAGCCGGTATTCAGGCGACACAATGTGACCATGAGTTTATTGAAAAAAATCCTGTGCGCTGTGCTGACCCCGATGTGGCACCACAAATGGAAGAGGCGATTTTAAACGCACGTGCCCAAAAAGATTCTGTTGGCGGCGTCATACAGCTTGAGATTTACGGGTTGCCGCCGGGGCTGGGTGACCCGGTTTTTGGAAAGCTAGACGCTCGCTTATGTA harbors:
- a CDS encoding alanine--tRNA ligase, which produces AVVVSVYKDDDEAATIWEKEIGISPDRIVRLGDADNFWGPAGDTGACGPCSELLYDRGEHIDPNATLENDPKERYLEFWNLVFPQFDQQKDGSRPQLKNRGIDTGMGLERIAALLQNKETVFDTDGIFPIIAATRDLTKVPYEENPVPYRVIADHIRALSFMIADGILPGNEGRGYVFRRLLRRAARFGRELGLEQVFLHKVAPTVIDLMGKQYPELIEGRARIEKVILTEEERFASALARGMDL
- a CDS encoding dihydrodipicolinate synthase family protein encodes the protein MTQKFKINGIISAMVTPFTKGGENVDYEKVGPLANLILSQGAHGLFPCGTTSEGMLMTPDERRETLEEVLRSVDKKVPVIAHTGTFDTATTIELTRHARDCGATAASIVAPGYYAYDDASLFTYYKSIARAVDGFPILLYNIPSCARNVLHPELVIRLAESEENIVGIKDSSGSMQGITRMIGNTPDGFSVICGVDDYGYQAILAGCPAVVSGLSNVVCEIYAAVYNNIIKGDLKKAWKEEVRLEKAARLFKYGQMLAAFKEGLRMRGFDAGYARPPQRELTAAEKRNLKKGLEEIGII
- the aroA gene encoding 3-phosphoshikimate 1-carboxyvinyltransferase, with product MDLTIAQSSLRGEVTIPGSKSHTIRAVVAAALATGESKIRRPLESMDAEAVRNAYTLLGAEIEMSSDLWRIQGTGGTVKAPDDIIHVENSGTTMRMVMGSAALLQSGTAVLTGDAQVRSRPCGPLAASLNDLGAQAHSTRNNGCPPMVIKGRLRGGETEIEAVTSQYVSSLLMNAPLAEKDTRLQVPLLNEKPYVMMTLSWLERQGIEVRYDSDLTEFHIPGGQQYAPVDCAVPADFSSAAFFLAAGALPGNKICSRGLDKNDTQGDKAILEYLKAMGAEVKDEPEGTVVSAKALRGCEFDLNDTPDALPIMAALACFAEGTTRLVNVPQARLKETDRIRVMREELEKLGAAITEFEDGMMIEGRSLHGGKVNGHGDHRIVMALTVIATAIPGLVVVQGAEAVNVTYPRFFEDLAAIGGLLSDDAH
- the aroC gene encoding chorismate synthase, with the translated sequence MNIVVMGPKGAGKTTVGIALAEELGRPWVDTDRIIETLDPKNRSCREIFIEDGEEAFRFLEREAAVKASELAYHVVITGGELMMNPDSRIPLRRRGVLILLKAQPAVLWERATNHGIPPAFNDENGEFRFYQQCALRKEVLTPFADIVLDTTDGVPEELAAALADRVGEELALRSLRANSFGEIIQCTTFGESHGKAIGVVLDGVRPGIAFDKEDIQKELDRRRPGQSKVVTQRREADAVEILSGVYAGKTTGAPLAMMIQNEDQRSKNYDHLKELFRPGHGDFTFYQKYGLRDHRGGGRQSGRETACRVAAGAFARKILANFGVRIVAHAVEIAGIQATQCDHEFIEKNPVRCADPDVAPQMEEAILNARAQKDSVGGVIQLEIYGLPPGLGDPVFGKLDARLCSAIMTIGAIKGVEVGDGFAITKLRGSQANDGMDPDGFTSNHHGGILGGISSGAPVLMRVAVKPTASIASKQHTVTVDGEPCDVEVKGRHDPCIVVRAVPVIENMAAFVLLDAFEMQARLNPDWAARYYPI